TAGAATTTGTTCACGAAACAGGAGATCTGGACAGTTCCACTATGCCCTGAAGCACCTTCAGCCATGGTGAGAGATTATTTCTCTTTGGTTCGGTCTTGGTGATGGGAAAATCAAACATCACTGTGATGCCAACTTGCAGCTGGAACAGAGACTGAATCATTCTGTGTGAAATTGCTCTCAGtggtgggttgtgtgtgtgggtgtgtctgtgtgtgtgtgtgtgtgtgtgtgtgtgtgggtgcatgggAAAGGGCGAGAGAGTCAAAGATGCAAAAGCCAGAAGTCCAATGCTGAGACTCCGTAAATGGATATTATAGGTTAATATGCTATGTATTTGTGCGtatgtgcctgtgagtgtgtgtgagaacggGGATGGGCGGTATCTGGATAATATGATCTTAAGATTTAGAGTCTCAAGTCATGACtgcagtggggacagtgtaaCATTTCCACAGATGAGCCTTGGTTAGTGTTTGCCTGTGAACTCTGGTGTGCGGCTATATTGAACAGCTGATCATCTTAATGCTGATGGACTGggaattgttcttttttttaaagacagtgGCTAAGTTCATATGTAGCATGCCCTTACTCTCTAAGGGGAAAGTGGATGCTAGATGTTAGGCTTTAGTTTTAGACAGTTTGGCGTTTTGTTTTGACGTTGTGGCTTTGCTTTTTGTCTTCTGTATTTCCAGTGAGATGAGTGCTCaggaaattttttattttatttttgttctgcagAACCTTGTCTCGGGATGGCTtggattttacatttatttgaaatataaccTGATCTGTGTATTCCAGGTGTGTATGCAAGTGGATATTGAATACCTCATTTATCAGCCTTTTTGTGATTGAAATTTGTACAATGCTCCATTATAAAATCAGTCTGTGGGGTATGtgcatattttgtattattattattattattacatctttaatgaaaacaaaacatatgaATGCTTGTAAAATTGGTTTGTGCTGATTGTAAAGTGTATTTAAAAGTGGAGCACTTTCCCAAAGGTGATTTTGACACATTCAGTTTTGTTCACATAATTAATATAAGGATGTGGTTCTCAGGGCTTTAAACATGTATGTCATGATAAAGTTTTACTTTATATCTTGCTtttctgtggtgtggtgttttGGCCTCGGCTGTAAATTGCATGGAGGGCAGCTGCCAGTGACATCTGTCGCCTCCAGCCTTCAGAACCCTCTTGTCTGTATTTGAATGAGAAATTTTGTCTTTTGGTTATTCGTTATTTGGAGAGGATCCAATGAGCCCCACCAGACTCCCTCTGGCCTCTTTGAATGGTAGGAGCTGGCATGATTGTGTTTGTGATAATGCAGAGCTTATTCAGCTACTGTACCCTGCGTTCTGAACCATGCAAAATTGGTGGAATCTGCAGTGCGGACAATTTTCACACAGGAGCAAAAGAGAGAAATCGTATGGCTCACCCAGctctggagagctacagggggTAATTTGTGGGAGCATACAGGTTGACATACTTCATGCTCACAATTCATCCCACCACATTCTGTCAGCTCTAACATGCTACAGAGGAGGGCTGCAGCAGTACAGTCAGATCTGGGGCTGTGGAACTTCTGTTAAACAATTGTGGCTTTGCTGCATCGTACGGAGTATATAGAGAACAGTGGGAACAGTAATACGTTTATCTGTATTACTTTCAGTAGTCAGTAGTTCAGGTTCAGGAGTCTGAATTTTCCATTCCAAATGTCTACTTCAGAATCCTGAACCACTTGCCCACAGTAGGCCAATGCTAACTCAGgaagaaatgaaacacaataTATTGGATGTGGGTAAAAATAATGTAGttgacacacacatatatatatatagttttacaATGtatataaccctaaccctccatGTATATAATGCATATACCTATTTCTAAGATTAGATTTcccaaaatacagtataaaaaaaaaactaaaatatatttttcatgtattcaAGTTTAAACATTAAGACTTAGAAGACTTTTTAATGTAAGGCAGGATTTTGCTTTATGAAAAACATCAATGGCATATGTAACGATTACTGTAAATCAGGACCTTGAATGTCTCCTACTTCACTGTGTCCCTATCATTGCACTGGGGCTCGGTGCTCAACTTGGACCAAAAAGAAGCGCAGTTTTTTTAGGCCTACCAGCCCGAGCAAGCGCTGCAGCGGTTCGAATGGCTGCTGGTTTGACTAGTGGAGCAGGATCAGGCAAATCAGGACGACGACTGAGGCCAGTAGAGAAGAGTCCAGTCCTGGGGCCCTGCTCTCCATCAGCAGCTCGTACTCTACCAGCGTTCTCACATAGCCCCCCTCTGAGGACACGCAGCTGTAGTTGCCTACCATTGCAGGGGACATGTTCTCTATGAGCAGCAGGCATTGCCCTTCTGCCTGGAGGCACGCTGTCGTCCTTCCATGGTGGTGCCAGCTGTAGTTGGCATGGCCAGACACAGTGGGGCACAGCAGGACGTGCTTGGCCAATGGGGGGACGTTGTAAAATTTTCGTGAACTGATAGATCTTTCGGTCTTACCTGTGgaacacaaggaaaaaaaaaatctgtatctTGGTTttgatactgtatataaaatgaaCCAAGATTGGCCACAGAGAACCAGGTAAGTTTAGTTGGTGCAATTAACACCAAAATAGCAGTTGATTTTGTTTAAGATaatgtgttattgttttgcattgtAGCGTttggtaaaaatgaaacaatactATAAATTTCTTGTGTCGTTTGCTTGGGTGCAGTCAGCAGCCTCTGTCACCTGCACATATgatcactgttttatttatgtatttttgctggtgtttgtatttcattgtaTGCAGTATAACTGGCTACATGGAACTCCATTCCTTGGAACTGAATTACTGTCAGGACAGAAAGAGCATATTATTGCCATAAATCATGCAGCACACTGCCTTCAGAAATTGTGATGGCAAATGCTTTTTTGATCTAATGAGGTTATACTTTATTCCACTTGTATACATTTGAAGCAAACATATCATAGTGATTACAGTTTTATCTTGTATAAGcattctctgtgctgtacactATACTAATATTAGCATTGTGAGATGGCCTGGAGCCTGCTAGATAAAGCATCAGGTTAACAAACATAACCAGCACCTGAAAGACTGACTTTCATCTGAAGGAGAGGTAATGTGCAATGAGAAGGAGCAGGGGACCGCATGCTGCATTACCAATGAAACTAATATTCTACTTTCCAGAAAAAGATGTCTGGTAACTTCACATTTTAAACGTCTTACCTGCCTCTTCGCACACCATATAGTTTCCATGCTCCACATCCTGAACCGTGTCACTGTTTCAAGAGGTGCACAAATTCTAAGTTAGAAATAGGTGATCAAAGATTCACTGGCTTTACTCTGCATGTTCCAACATAGTTGtacctgctgctgcaggaaaTGTGAGCTGTAGTATTTGTAATATGTGAGCAGGGTATATGTGATTGGCTTTTGTCTATGGCCCTGTGCGTACTGTTTGACTAGCTGTATTCCTATTTTGTTCACTAAATTAACGGGCCTGCAGTCATAAAAGTGAGAGGACCTGTTTTAATGTTTCCAGAGGcagtcacatgttttgtttcaGCGGTACTGCTGAGGATAAACCCTATAACCAAGGTGGAACCAGCATGTGTATTTTCGTTtaagaaaaatgatttaattgttTCTGAAGCACAAATTAAGTATTAAGCTGGGGTCAAAGCAGGGACCTgcatcacaaagcaggattactgaattCGCTGGATACCTGCACTGATTAAAGCCAGGAATGGCTCTTTTTACTTCGTTCCATGTTCCAGATTCACCTCATTTAGCCAGAGTAGTTggtaaacaaaaacctgcatacactgGCATTCCAGGCCTGGGTTTGCCCAGACCCCTGCCATATATGGTGTGCTGAGTCTTACCTGGAGGCTGCAGTGCATATGGTCCCATCCCAGGTGCAGTTGAGGTCTCTGGCCTGGACACAGTCCTCACACCGTTGGCCATATTTCATGCAGCTGTGCAGGTCCAGTTCCTTACGGCTGGACATCAAATTCACATTATACTGCACAGAAGAAAGGAAGGATGAGGACTCAGGTGCTACTAATGCCGCTACTTGTCCAGTCAACAAAATTGCCAGTCCAGCCATTGTGCTAGAGTGTTCACTGTGATAGTTATATAGTATTAATTGCACCTCTTCTCCCTTCCCTAAAGTAATACCGTCTAACTGTTCTGAATTGCTTGTGTAACTcaggtgtgtaaaaaaaaaaaaaagcacacagcaTAACAGCCCCAAACCTAGTTTAAAACCATGAAAATGTAATCCTGACTATGAGGTTGAATTAGTTGCAATAGCTTTATACCTTTCTGGTGAGCTTCCACAGGTTGGGCTGGGCACAGAGAGCAGACGTAACACAAATAGCGACAGGACAGCACTGCCCaagggcattgtgggacacACCGTGGCTGGCTGCAGCACCGGGTCCTGATTGCTGGTTGTGGCTATGCTCTCGATCCGCAGCTCGTACTCTACCAGCGTTCTCTCGTAGCCCCTCTCTGAGGACACGCAGCTGTAGGTGCCCTCCATTGCAGGGGACATGTTCTCTATGAGCAGCAGGCATTGCCCCTCTGCCCGGGTGCATTCTGTCGTCTTTCCATGGTGGTGCCAGCTGTATTGGGCATGGCCAGACAGAGTGGGGCACTGCAGGACGTACCTGGCCGATGGGGGGAGGTAGTCAACTTTGCGAGGTGCCACATATTTGTCGGTCTTACCTGAGGAAGACAAGGAAAAAATCActaggaataaataaataaataaacctgcaCCTTGGTTTTGATATattctgtgggggaaaaaaaagaactgaccaaaaaaaactgcaagctTATTGACAAGATGAACAACAAGATATTAGTTGGTTTTGTTTTAAGAcaatttgttattgttttacaCTGTAGTGTTTGATAAAAATGCAGTAATACTGTGGATTTCCTGTGCCTTTTGCTTTATGGGTGTGGTCAGCAGCCTCTGTCACCTGCAAATAtgatcattgttttgtttttttagttttttgtttttgcttctgtTCGCTTATCTTTATGCAGTAAAACTGGTTACATAGAACTCCAGTCCTTGGCACTGAATTACTGTCAGGACAGAAAGAGGATATGATTCCCATGAATCATGCAGAACGCCGCCTTAAAAAATTGTGATTGCAAATGAGATGTAAAAATGAGGCAAAAACATGTCTTGCTAACATGAGCGCAGTGGTTTTTGCCCTACTGAGTTTGCACTTTGTTCCACTTGTATACAATTGCAGCGAACATATCATAGTAATTACAGTTTTATCTTGTATAAGcattctctgtgctgtacactATACTAATATTAGCATTGTGAGATGGGCCGGAGCCTGCTAGATAAAGCATCAGGTTGTTTAACAAACATAACCAGCACCTGAAAGACTGACTTTCATCTGAAGGAGAGGTAATGTGCAATGAGAAGGAGCAAGGGACCGCATGCTGCATTACCAATGAAACTAATATTCTACCTTCCAGAAAAagataaattcacattttaaatgtcttacCTGCTTCTTCGCACACCGTATAGTTTCCATGCTCCACATCCTGAACCGTGTCACTGTTTCAAGAAGGGCACAAATTATAAGTGTTAGAAATAGGTCATGAACAACCCACTCTGGCTTTGCTCAGGATGTTCCAGAATAGTCGTAACTGCTGCGGTAGGACGTGTGAGCTGTACTACTTGGATAACGTGGGCAGGGTATATGCGAGAGACTGGCTCTTGTCCATGGCTCTGTGCATACTGTTTGACTAGCCATATTCCTGTTCTGTTTGCAAGTTAGCGGGGCCTGCAGTCATGAAAGTGACCGgtcctgttttaatgtttacaGAGGcagtcacatgttttgtttcaATAATATTTGCTGAGGATAAGccttatttgtgttttaaaagccAGAGTTGACCGAGCAGACTGTCGGCATTCTGTTGCTCCCATGTTTGTTCCTGCTTTTTTGCATACTACCAAGGTGGCACCAGTTTtaagaaaaatgatttcattgttTCTGTagcacaaattaaattattaagcTGGGATCAAAGCAGGCACTTTGTTTTCTTGACAGTCAGTGTTGTGGAAAAAAGCACCTTGtgcttgacctttgaccttttctgaaattgcaaggtgtgTTTACAATTAAACGCAATCACGCTGCTGTGGATAGACATAAGGATATACGCTATATGGCAGAGGTGGACAACAGGGCCATAtccgtttctggttttcatgccaacttctggcattagttactttttcatttcttgATGACATTTCTGTGTaagtgcatgaatgacagctgaagactgttcttgtgtcccaaTATGaagtgttttactgtgatctaatctacaagtgaaccTTAGCCATGGTAATTggatgaaacaaaaacctgcatatacactggccctccaggtcCAGGGGTCCAGGTCCAATTGCCTGAACCCCTGCCATATATGGTGTTCTAAGTCTTACCTGGAGGCTGCAGTGCATTTGGTCCCATCCCAGCCACAGTAGGGGTCTCTGGCCTGGACACACTCCTCGCACCGTTGGCCATATTCCATGCAGCTGTGCAGGTCCAGTTCCACGACCTCAGTGCTGGAGCTCACGTACATCTTCTTCTGCATGGTCACGAGGATGCGGACTCATTAGTGATGAGAAATCACAACTCCTGCTACTGCTACGAATGCTGCTAAGGCTGTCTCTTCTCCTGCTGACAAAACTGCCAGTCCAGCCATTGCAATAGTGTGTTTATTACAGTACAATCGGATATCATTTGTGGTACTAGAAccttttctccctttcctaAATCAATCCTGTCTAACTGTTCTACATTGCCTGTGTAACTCATATGTAAGAAAGCATATAGCATAATGAAAGCcacaaatctaatttaaaacCATGGAATTGTAATCCTGACAACTAGGTTGAATTTGTTACAATAGCTTCATAGCTTCTGGTAAGTTTCCACAGGTTGGACTgggcacacagagagcagacatAACACAGACTGTGACATGACAGCACTACCCaagggcattgtgggacacACCGTGGATGACTGCAGTAGCATGTTTTGGATGTGGGTTCTGTTGCCGAAAGGCTGCAGCTCAGCGATGACAAAAGTTGGACCTGCCTGCTCCAGCACCTTGTGCACCTTCCCGCTGTCTGCGTGAGTAATAGCATTTACACAGGCAACACCCTGTTTTCTCAGTGCTTTTCATATTGCTAATGTCATTCAGAAACTTCATTTGCTTCATTTTGGTAGGCTAATTTGTTCTAGGACCCACCTATACACCTACAATGTCACATTATACAATTGAAACTGAACCCATGTAACAAGCCTTTTATAtcctgaccactgctccatgCTGTACTCAATATATGACAAGGATCAAGACAAGAGTGTCCAATCTTACCTGAAATTAGCTagtgtgggtgcagatttttgttttagaccaGATTCTAAAtcaagacacctgattctacttgtcAAGTTCCTGATTGAAGTCCATGATTACTTAATTAGTTAAAATCAGGGTCATAGtaatgggctaaaacaaaaacctgcactcagACCGGACATTTTTGAGTAGGATTGGACACACCTGGCTTAAGATCTTAATACTTTATGGCTGCAGTACTGCTAGTATTAGgttatgcatttatgttttaaacaaaCTAAGAAGTGTTGGAATAGTAAATTTCCAgtgattaattaaacatttagtCAAGACTAGTTTAGTTACGGATCTTTTTAATAATTCAATATAATGAAAACGGGTTATAGACTGTATGTACCCCCTTGAGTTTTGATAAacttgcaaaaaatattttcaatgtcaATGAGTTTCTATAAGTCATGCAAGGACAATAATGGGGCACTTGTCAATTAACTTAACTAACAGATATAACTGAACTGCTTAgtaaaatgtgtaatgtgtgaggACTCACCCAGAGATAAGAATAAGACGGTGTGCTGTACACCGCCCCTGCCAATCACAGTGTCAGCCCTGATGTGTCTGTAGTGGCGGTGACTGACCATGAAGGGGGACTTGTCATTCACAGGTCTGATCCAATCTTTCAGCTCTTGGTAGTCTTTCCTTTGCCTTAGCACTTCCCGGGGGAGATTCTGGCTGTTTTCAACGCACTGTGAGAAGCGTAAACGCGATGAAGTCTAACATGCCTACATGAACAGAACACGCTGAACGGCTATGCAATGACTGTCCTGCTGAAGCTTGCATATAGCTAAATGGTGAGAGAAAGGTGTTCAGTTTTAAAGCCTTAGGTTTGCGTACCGTTCTATTCCGACTGTTTGGTGAAGGCCCTCCactgtttttgaattttgagttcATGAAGACGTCATCAATAGTACCCaaggtgtacacacacactgccctcatGCCCCTGTAGAAAACAACAGCTCAgagttttgttctgttttgtttcagtggtaaaaaaaaaaacaatgtaaggCCTTTGACAAAAAGCTATTAAAGTCCAATATGCATTTTTGCATGAGATTAGATGTTTTGAAAGATTTATTACACATTCAGGCTTAgagcaaaatgtatttgtctccATAAGGTCaccagtaaaaatgtaaattgaatTTTTACCCCTTAGCAAACCTTGTTCTTAGtttcttttgcatttgaatttaccTTAAAGTAATTTCAAGTGATCTATTTTCTGCAATGATCCTGAACAGATAATttgcattcatgcattttacGTTCAATGCTTATTTAACACCATATCGCTGGTATATGTTAAGTTgctttaaaacaattttatcaCATCTACATATATCACACTGAACTGATATAATGTGCTAGAAATTGAAATTATATTCTGAATTATATTcaatgtgtaattttattttcccaagTGGTCTACGGATGCAACCGCAACAGCACGAGGAACGAGACTTGCAGTGATGTCGTACCATACATTGGTGAAGAGTGCATACACCTTGCTGTCTCTCCAGTTGGCTGCATGCAGGACATCCACATCCAGAATCTTGCTGAAGTGAATTCCACAGTAAAGCCGGGCACTCAGGAGCGAGGTCCAGAGCCCCTCCAGAATATTTTTGGTTCCACCGCGATCTACCTGGAGCAGAGAGGTACATCAGTTTAATGTCATGGTTATGGTCTCGTTCCTTCTCACTTCTACGCTTAAAGTAACCTACGGAGGGGTTCTACCACATGAAAGGACCTTCTATTAAATGATGttcacacccctcccctcaagAAACACTCCCAAACCCTTGATCAGAACATCAATTCCATTACACGTTGCACAGACATATGCTGACCTCCCTGTAGAGATTTTCTGGTTAACTCATAAATCTGATATTTGGGATGTGTACTGGAGttagttaaatatttttgctgttttcttcAAAAGAAGGGGTGCAGTTATTACCTTGCACACCTGGACAACCTGGGAAACCCAACGGTCAGCGTCTGGGTGCTTATCCCGATTCCTCTGTGCCAAAAAGGCGTAGATTCTGTCCTGTAGTGGATCAGCCCTGGGCCCACTTATTGCCATGGCCACAAATCTCTGCTCTGCAGGGCCCAAATCGGCAAAAGACATTTACAGCTGTTCATCTCGtgtttttgaatattatttataGGATAAATTAGTACAGGGGTGAGCTTTCAAACAAAAGCAGCCTGGTCAGAACAGTTGCTAATGCAAGACAAATACTTGAGCAGTTATCTCTGTGTTTAGGGTTATTACTTTAACAACAGATCCAATCTTTAAATGActataagaaaagaaaaaaaaaaatctgctgacCTGTTTTACTGGCAGGTGCTGAGAGTTTGCCGTTTGTCCCAAAGTGCCTACGGATGCCCACCCCATCGCCTCGGGCGTCAAGGTTGGCAGTGGTGAAAAGCTCCTCCTCTGAGGAAGATGTAGAAATTACCACAGCGCAAAATAACGTTGCCCTACCTCCCCTCATACAGAATTTACCACTTTGTCCCAAACTCCCCCAGTAGGATGTTGACAGTTCATTTCAATTAACCACAGTGTATGTTGACGCAATTTTTAGTAAGGTATTTACCAATGTAGAGGGATGGTgctttctctttcacagagaaTGGAGCTATTCCTTCAGCTGGAAATGATGAGCAGGTGCCAAATTCAGATTGtttctggaaaaacaaaactttctgTGCTTTAGGATGGCTAGTCCTGGACATTATATTACAAGGCAGCAGAACCCTGGTATTcctaatgaataaataaaaaggaacatGGTAGGAATATGATCTGCCATACCATATAACAGCACACTGGGAGGATGCCATTTGttccacaaacaaaaatgtctgtTCTTCCTTTGAATGTATGCAGGATGGTGATGTCATGTTCACAGCTGtcctaaaaatgtaattacgaTTTAGTTACCATAGTAGCAAATTGTTTCAATATAATCCACcatttattcaaaaaaattttgaatCCCCTACCAGTTTAGGTGCAAATGTAGctcaataattattttgttttaaatactcACAGTTGAATTTTGGTCcttacattcattttcaaacaagGTGACCTAGCCAagcaacaaaaaaggaaatgagagaTTATCTTTTTACCTCTTTTGTTATACACAATGGTATAATCAACAGATCCAACTGTGCATGTACAATATGGTATTCCAATTAACCCATGCAACCTGAGTCTAAACATGAGTGTAATTTGAAGTATTTTATGTGTCTTCCAACACCAAGCAGACCAACACCAAGAAGCAGACACGTTCTGAAGAGCTCTCCCCGCTAGCTAAAATTTGTCCAGGAGGAACAAAGTGGGAACAAACCCTATACATTAAGCCTACCTCTTTTGACTGGCTGGGGTTCTGGAAATCAATGTAGGACAGCGTTCCGTGGCCTCCAACATAAATGCTGTCATTGTGTGGTCCCTGAACGATCTCGGTGCGGTCATGTGTCCCATTGCGGCTGTGCCTCCTGAATGTCATATCTGAAAGCACGTGGAGCAAAACGTATTTGCACCTGCTCCCTAAAACAGAACACTGGAACACTGCAGGCTTGCATCATAAAACTTACGTAAAAAAGGATTTCCGTAATTACACTACAGTGGAAGTTTTTCTCGTGAAGAATTTCATTGGGGTTAGGTGGCTGTTCATGAGAAAATATGTGAACAAAATGAGCCATTTTTCATGAACAATGGGCACTGTGTTTGAAATACTGAAGAGGCGTTTTAAATTGCTCAATCAGTTGCTAGTGCAAATGCTTTGAAGTTACTCAGTGTAAGTTTTGTTGAGATTCCAAGTTACAAATGTGGGGAATTTTCAGTCGTTTCATTGTCTTGGATATTAACGATCTGATTTTAACATATAATTCAAGTCATGTTGCCAACAGCATTATAATGAAGTAATAGTACAGTACACAATTGATAAAGTTTTAGAAGTGGTTCTTTGGCTTGTAAAGCTTTTGACGAATGTGTTAGCAGTagataaaggttaaaaaaaaaaaggtaatagggtaaaatatatttaactggGGGAAAAATAGACCTTGTTAGAATTTAGAGAACGAGAATGTATAGCGCAATAAAACAACCTAAATAAATACAGGTCATCATTTAATCtccaaattttatatttattaacaCCTCAAATGTATGCTGAGATACAGAAGGTACTGACATTTTCAGGTAATATAACAGATTGCAAATGAGTGACAGCCAGTCGGCTATTTCGAATAAGTAGGGTGAattcagcaaatgtgggacACTTTTTGGTATATTCAGTGGGAGActatcaaaaactttttttacttgCACCAGTGATGTTTCTAGGAATTGTTTTAAGTCTTATTAACATCTatgtgtgaaattttttttttaatgcgttttTGTATAGAAGATGAACACCCTTAAACATAGCATAGCACCCTCTTTCACTCAGTCGGAGTATTCCAGTGAAGTGGGACAGTCATTTCAAAGCTTAACCCATTAATGTCCTATAGTGGAAGTTTTGAAATTCCTTTGGTATACTTTTCAAGCTAGGTGAGCTGATCTCAAATCTGTTATATTCAAATCGGCCAATGTATAAGACAGTATTTCTTGCTTTTCTTAACATACTATTTTTAGTATTTAGTCAAAATGATTTCAAGTTTTTTTGATTATTCATGAAATAATCCCTAGAAACATAAGTTAGGAGTGTCAGATCTTTATCATTTTTGGTACACAGAGTCCAGACTCTTACTGTTaaagtgcaaaaagaaatatgaaatatattactCATTCATTGTATAGCCAGGAAAatatacaggcatgcacatactTCAAAACCATGTATATAGAATTCCTATGGGATTTATAACATTAGTGATGTCTTTCCATTTTATATAAGttctttttcactgaaaatgtgttgctctctctctatctctcacacacacacacaaactctgttgcatgtaattttatgtaacctcaatgtatttattatgaTGTTCTCATCACCAtatgatacatttaaaattattttctgtgtaaactaaaaataaagcttCAAGCACAAAAGTAGTGTATGTAATGTTAAGTTTCTAAACTACACTGCATTTAGATTGCATTTGAATAAAAGAGTTTGAAAAGATGTACTTGAATTGCAGACAATTTATCCTGAACTAAAATCACATAAAGCAACTGAACGCAACTGTGTTCTATCACTGGGTGGCACAGTTTTCCTGAAATTAGCAAAAGAAATATCAATAAGATTTATGATTTTATCAtactttttgtgtaaaaaaatgtacttgttaCTAAAAAACAGTAAGATGGACAGTACTGACAGACACCAAATAATTATCAGTATGGTTTAAACTAGCACGTAAGTGTATAAACCTGTGGTAAATTGTAGGTTTATTACACCAGGACTGATTAAAGCGTTGTCCCACTTCACCTGaaaaacctgccccccccccccccccatcataaaAACTAAAGACAATATGactaaaaaaaactattttgactAGTGTTTTAACCGCTATATTGCAGATCAAA
Above is a genomic segment from Anguilla rostrata isolate EN2019 chromosome 16, ASM1855537v3, whole genome shotgun sequence containing:
- the LOC135241507 gene encoding semaphorin-7A-like isoform X1, whose amino-acid sequence is MLLSIWILYAVFSTLNIANASEYHHNPRIILTPKDMTFRRHSRNGTHDRTEIVQGPHNDSIYVGGHGTLSYIDFQNPSQSKEVTLFENECKDQNSTDSCEHDITILHTFKGRTDIFVCGTNGILPVCCYMKQSEFGTCSSFPAEGIAPFSVKEKAPSLYIEEELFTTANLDARGDGVGIRRHFGTNGKLSAPASKTEQRFVAMAISGPRADPLQDRIYAFLAQRNRDKHPDADRWVSQVVQVCKVDRGGTKNILEGLWTSLLSARLYCGIHFSKILDVDVLHAANWRDSKVYALFTNVWGMRAVCVYTLGTIDDVFMNSKFKNSGGPSPNSRNRTCVENSQNLPREVLRQRKDYQELKDWIRPVNDKSPFMVSHRHYRHIRADTVIGRGGVQHTVLFLSLDSGKVHKVLEQAGPTFVIAELQPFGNRTHIQNMLLQSSTKKMYVSSSTEVVELDLHSCMEYGQRCEECVQARDPYCGWDGTKCTAASSDTVQDVEHGNYTVCEEAGKTDKYVAPRKVDYLPPSARYVLQCPTLSGHAQYSWHHHGKTTECTRAEGQCLLLIENMSPAMEGTYSCVSSERGYERTLVEYELRIESIATTSNQDPVLQPATYNVNLMSSRKELDLHSCMKYGQRCEDCVQARDLNCTWDGTICTAASSDTVQDVEHGNYMVCEEAGKTERSISSRKFYNVPPLAKHVLLCPTVSGHANYSWHHHGRTTACLQAEGQCLLLIENMSPAMVGNYSCVSSEGGYVRTLVEYELLMESRAPGLDSSLLASVVVLICLILLH
- the LOC135241507 gene encoding semaphorin-7A-like isoform X2, which codes for MLLSIWILYAVFSTLNIANASEYHHNPRIILTPKDMTFRRHSRNGTHDRTEIVQGPHNDSIYVGGHGTLSYIDFQNPSQSKEVTLFENECKDQNSTDSCEHDITILHTFKGRTDIFVCGTNGILPVCCYMKQSEFGTCSSFPAEGIAPFSVKEKAPSLYIEEELFTTANLDARGDGVGIRRHFGTNGKLSAPASKTEQRFVAMAISGPRADPLQDRIYAFLAQRNRDKHPDADRWVSQVVQVCKVDRGGTKNILEGLWTSLLSARLYCGIHFSKILDVDVLHAANWRDSKVYALFTNVWGMRAVCVYTLGTIDDVFMNSKFKNSGGPSPNSRNRTCVENSQNLPREVLRQRKDYQELKDWIRPVNDKSPFMVSHRHYRHIRADTVIGRGGVQHTVLFLSLDSGKVHKVLEQAGPTFVIAELQPFGNRTHIQNMLLQSSTKKMYVSSSTEVVELDLHSCMEYGQRCEECVQARDPYCGWDGTKCTAASSDTVQDVEHGNYTVCEEAGKTDKYVAPRKVDYLPPSARYVLQCPTLSGHAQYSWHHHGKTTECTRAEGQCLLLIENMSPAMEGTYSCVSSERGYERTLVEYELRIESIATTSNQDPVLQPATVCPTMPLGSAVLSLFVLRLLSVPSPTCGSSPESIM